A region from the Anomaloglossus baeobatrachus isolate aAnoBae1 unplaced genomic scaffold, aAnoBae1.hap1 Scaffold_2378, whole genome shotgun sequence genome encodes:
- the LOC142261673 gene encoding uncharacterized protein LOC142261673, whose product MMEDPQPLTSPGLSSKRTTPERCPRPLLPQDWKQEDPDVPQDHQREDLPYINTTEIYVRGDERSKEEISTDDRPDVCTRGSETQLTSSTFTSDDLNIIQDITEVNAIIPDIPSSLHSKDLASDCFKQVLPSDSSQTIKKNECGKRIIINQGALTAKKPFLTIEFKKIHHKIHTWDIGVSSESVSYQRTHTGEKKYSCSECGKCYLQKSVFVGHQRTHTGEKPFSCSKCGKHFTWKSNLVNHEKIHTGEKPYSCTECGKCFRDKSSLVAHQKLHTGEKPFCCSECGKCFAGKSNLATHHRTHTGEKPYSCSECGKCFTTRSQVVRHQRLHTGEKPYSCSECGKCFKQKCHLVIHQEIHTVKKPF is encoded by the exons atgatggaggatccccagcccctgacatcaccag gtctatccagtaagaggacaacaccagagagatgtccccgtcctcttctcccacaggactggaaacaagaagaccccgatgttcctcaggatcatcag aggGAAGATCTGCcctatattaatactacagagatatatgtgaggggtgatgagcggagtaaagaggagatttctACAGatgaccgcccag ATGTTTGTACCAGGGGATCAGAaacacaactgacatcttcaactTTTACATCAGATGACCTTAACATcatacaagatataactgaagtgaatgccattattccagatataccatcttcccttcacagcaaagatctagcaTCTGATTGTTTTAAACAAGTCttaccttctgattcatcacagactattaagaaaaatgaATGTGGCAAAAGGATCATTATAAATCAAGgtgctcttacagcaaagaagcCATTTTTAACTATAGAATTTAAAAAAATCCATCATAAAATTCACACATGGGATATAGGAGTTTCTTCAGAGTCTGTTagttaccagagaactcacacaggggagaagaaatattcatgttcagaatgtgggaaatgttatttacagAAATCAGTTTTTGttggacatcagagaactcacacgggggagaagccattttcatgttcaaaatgtgggaaacattttacctggaaatcaaatcttgttaatcatgaaaaaattcacacaggtgaaaagccatattcatgtacagaatgtgggaaatgttttagagatAAGTCAAGTCTTGTTGCTCAccagaaacttcacacaggggaaaagcctttttgttgttcagaatgtggaaaatgttttgcaggtAAATCAAATCTTGCCACAcatcacagaactcacacaggggagaagccatattcatgttcagaatgtgggaaatgttttacaactagATCACAAGTTGTTAGACACCAGAgacttcacacaggtgagaagccatactcctgttcagaatgtgggaaatgttttaaacagaAATGTCATCTTGTTATTCACCAAGAAATTCACACAGTGAAGaagccattttaa